From the Nocardiopsis changdeensis genome, one window contains:
- a CDS encoding YaaC family protein has product MHFNDSAWARLRATRANPPAPTAKPKPRKVTYQFGLEQAEQLFRQAADAAPATRPITVFYGLSQAGRAIAAAASNAQDKWELVGHGISPRNDTLRDPLPDVQIRTDGPENRGSFTRLSKILGSPVWGDTAVPLEKLWDCIPETGEWLFGEPSTDRRTPLQIEIRDVPEQEQDVVQVPAWPLPPWVITTTDHQTLHDYLAVFPDAAGYDFAKTGPGPDADPAYEPHVDGSGEVYLRWNADLGRKYTERIALLHGKSRLYQGGRYLFPAPPGADRGMHPLMAWWAILHTLSMLARYHPVEWARHIDVDASPYAVPIEELLRVSLGVLPELILEAIDDVQA; this is encoded by the coding sequence GTGCACTTCAACGACAGCGCCTGGGCCCGACTCCGGGCTACACGCGCCAACCCCCCGGCCCCCACCGCCAAGCCGAAGCCGCGCAAGGTCACCTACCAATTCGGCCTGGAACAAGCCGAACAGCTGTTCCGCCAGGCCGCCGACGCCGCTCCCGCAACTCGCCCGATCACCGTGTTCTACGGGCTCAGCCAGGCCGGACGTGCCATCGCAGCCGCCGCCAGCAATGCGCAGGACAAATGGGAACTCGTCGGACACGGCATCAGCCCCCGGAACGACACCTTGCGCGATCCCCTGCCCGACGTACAGATCCGCACGGATGGCCCTGAAAACCGGGGCAGCTTCACACGGTTGTCCAAGATCCTGGGCTCCCCGGTGTGGGGCGACACAGCGGTGCCCCTGGAAAAGCTGTGGGACTGCATACCCGAGACCGGAGAGTGGCTGTTCGGTGAGCCGAGCACAGACCGGCGCACTCCCCTGCAGATCGAGATCCGCGACGTCCCGGAGCAGGAGCAGGATGTGGTGCAGGTACCGGCCTGGCCGCTCCCGCCATGGGTGATCACCACCACCGACCACCAGACGCTTCACGACTACCTCGCGGTGTTTCCTGACGCCGCAGGCTACGACTTCGCCAAGACCGGCCCCGGACCAGACGCCGACCCCGCATACGAACCACATGTGGACGGCTCTGGCGAGGTCTACCTGAGATGGAATGCGGACCTCGGCAGGAAGTACACCGAACGGATCGCCCTCCTGCACGGGAAAAGCCGTCTCTACCAGGGAGGCCGGTACCTGTTCCCCGCACCACCAGGAGCCGATCGTGGAATGCACCCGCTCATGGCCTGGTGGGCGATCCTGCACACGCTTTCGATGCTGGCCCGCTACCACCCCGTGGAGTGGGCCCGCCACATCGACGTGGACGCCAGCCCGTACGCGGTTCCGATCGAAGAGCTGCTGCGCGTGTCCCTGGGCGTCCTACCCGAGCTAATTCTGGAGGCTATCGACGACGTCCAAGCTTGA
- a CDS encoding serine/threonine-protein kinase, with product MTETGQQIGGFRLIRKLGSGGFGLVYLGRDADGRRAAVKLLHPHLAADPQVRRYFSRELVNARRVQGFCLAEILDADPDAERPWIATEYIDGPTLAQAIHQEGPRTGGNLHRLAVQTITALAAIHAAGVVHRDLKPANILLAADGPRVIDFGIARALEADTVSATPVGTLGYMAPEQLEGTSVGPSADVFAWGVVMVYAATGAAAFPGPTQAARINRVLNHPPQTGDLADPLLGIVLACTDKDPARRPTARQVWDMLLTGQAAPPPLAKTRLLRTEPEDEEEARLRRAAKGGNTDAQIKLGVLLDHRGEVEEAESWFRKAAESGHTGAMNNLGIRLRERSKTAEAETWFRRAAEGGHTGAMNNLGARLADRGEVEEAES from the coding sequence ATGACCGAAACGGGACAGCAGATCGGCGGATTCCGCCTGATACGGAAGCTGGGGTCGGGCGGGTTCGGGTTGGTGTACCTGGGCCGGGACGCCGACGGGCGGCGGGCGGCGGTCAAGCTGCTGCACCCGCACCTGGCCGCCGATCCTCAGGTGCGCCGCTACTTCTCCCGGGAACTGGTCAACGCCCGCCGGGTGCAGGGGTTCTGCCTGGCCGAGATCCTGGACGCCGACCCCGACGCCGAACGGCCGTGGATCGCCACCGAGTACATCGACGGCCCGACCCTGGCCCAAGCGATCCACCAGGAAGGGCCGCGCACCGGCGGGAACCTGCACCGGCTGGCGGTGCAGACCATCACCGCGCTGGCGGCGATCCACGCCGCCGGGGTGGTGCACCGCGACCTCAAGCCCGCGAACATCCTGCTGGCCGCCGACGGGCCGCGGGTGATCGACTTCGGGATCGCCCGCGCTCTGGAGGCCGACACCGTCTCGGCCACCCCGGTCGGCACGTTGGGGTACATGGCGCCCGAGCAGCTCGAGGGCACGTCCGTGGGACCATCGGCCGACGTGTTCGCCTGGGGTGTGGTGATGGTCTACGCCGCCACCGGCGCCGCGGCGTTCCCCGGCCCCACCCAGGCCGCGCGCATCAACCGTGTGCTGAACCACCCGCCCCAGACCGGGGACCTGGCCGACCCGCTGCTGGGCATCGTGCTGGCCTGCACGGACAAGGACCCCGCCCGGCGGCCCACCGCACGCCAGGTCTGGGACATGCTCCTGACCGGACAAGCCGCACCACCGCCCCTCGCCAAGACCAGGCTGCTTCGCACCGAACCCGAGGACGAGGAAGAAGCACGCCTGCGCCGCGCCGCCAAGGGCGGCAACACCGACGCCCAAATCAAACTCGGCGTCCTGCTGGACCATCGGGGTGAGGTGGAGGAGGCGGAGTCCTGGTTCCGCAAGGCGGCCGAAAGCGGCCACACCGGCGCCATGAACAATCTTGGGATCAGGCTGAGGGAGCGGAGTAAGACTGCGGAAGCCGAGACTTGGTTCCGACGTGCCGCCGAGGGCGGACACACCGGCGCCATGAACAATCTCGGGGCCCGGCTGGCCGACCGAGGGGAGGTCGAGGAGGCAGAGTCCTAG
- a CDS encoding tetratricopeptide repeat protein, translating into MNNLGDLLRDRGEVEEAESWYRKAAEGGQILAMNNLGALLADRGEAGKAESWYRKAAEGGRTLAMSNLGALLKQRGEFEEAEFWYRKAAEGGHIDAMNNLGALLKNQRKAKKAQPWFRRAAEGGHTGAMNNLGALLELQGKEGEAESWYRKAAGGR; encoded by the coding sequence ATGAACAACCTCGGGGACCTGCTGCGGGACCGAGGTGAGGTCGAAGAAGCGGAGTCCTGGTACCGCAAGGCCGCCGAAGGCGGACAGATCTTGGCCATGAACAACCTCGGGGCCCTGCTGGCCGACCGGGGTGAGGCGGGGAAGGCGGAGTCCTGGTACCGCAAGGCCGCCGAAGGCGGACGGACCCTGGCCATGAGCAACCTCGGGGCCCTGCTGAAGCAGCGGGGCGAGTTTGAGGAGGCGGAGTTCTGGTACCGCAAGGCCGCCGAGGGCGGACACATCGACGCCATGAACAACCTCGGGGCCCTGCTGAAGAACCAGCGTAAGGCGAAGAAGGCGCAGCCCTGGTTCCGGCGTGCTGCCGAGGGCGGACACACCGGCGCCATGAACAACCTCGGGGCCCTGCTGGAGCTACAGGGCAAGGAAGGGGAAGCGGAGTCCTGGTATCGCAAGGCGGCGGGCGGTCGCTGA
- a CDS encoding competence protein CoiA family protein yields the protein MPTDPDEAKEFRDQAKERDETHWCGLLLGGCGGRLILKVPEDKIPHFAHRADSNLCARMAQGREHIRGGQSADHLYARRHLRAWMREHPGTDATVQAPPEFKGLEEGRGCTELIMPTGGKPLRLVFTHDPDPELLRLAKSPQARDYVWLVRANEAVTRALVGNSVPHRLFRLEDDTDHDRALQVGFRDGTGEVEWVPLAECVLHGDHLTRSRPATPAPSNPAPRQAAVAETASAPDPVEQAAASLRQALAQGDAANVRTLAEVLRRRLTQQGVHSLPPHLVTEARALLREAAQAQPRRAKVIEVPRRVPTVEPYRPSLQARDPLREDVERHIGKLEWAEAKGHSRAYEDNRAALVELLNRPDTPTDLVDRIKQQLRHFPKDRFRRSEPWTPAPERRSRRRGQARGDRQTQPARHDVRRHAHLREALDTLRWAQERRMPDTYAHTRAQLERSLTEQADLPAGLREQIEAQLLRSPQGLFDRPVPTPAPPPSPALPSAPAPPPTPAPARPRQNDKKPQRKRGRAQRDTRQRREPTPQAKAEGGLLATARMDERSRKLLEQIRQPQPEQAPPEREQPTS from the coding sequence ATGCCCACCGACCCCGACGAGGCCAAAGAGTTCCGGGACCAGGCCAAAGAGCGCGATGAGACGCACTGGTGCGGTCTGCTGCTGGGCGGGTGCGGAGGACGCCTGATCCTGAAGGTCCCCGAGGACAAGATCCCCCACTTCGCCCATCGCGCCGACTCCAACCTGTGCGCGCGCATGGCCCAGGGACGCGAACACATCCGGGGCGGACAGAGCGCCGACCACCTCTACGCCCGCCGCCACCTGCGCGCTTGGATGCGCGAGCACCCGGGCACGGACGCGACGGTCCAGGCCCCGCCCGAGTTCAAGGGCCTGGAGGAGGGGCGCGGCTGCACCGAGCTGATCATGCCCACCGGCGGCAAACCGCTGCGCCTGGTGTTCACCCACGACCCGGACCCCGAGCTGCTGCGTCTGGCGAAATCGCCCCAGGCGCGCGACTACGTGTGGCTGGTGCGCGCGAACGAAGCCGTCACGCGCGCCTTGGTCGGCAACAGTGTCCCCCACCGGTTGTTCCGGTTGGAAGACGATACCGACCACGACAGGGCCCTCCAGGTCGGATTCCGTGACGGCACCGGCGAGGTCGAGTGGGTACCGCTGGCCGAGTGCGTCCTGCACGGCGACCACCTCACGCGCTCCCGGCCCGCCACCCCCGCTCCCTCGAACCCCGCCCCGCGCCAGGCGGCGGTAGCCGAGACCGCCTCAGCGCCCGACCCCGTGGAACAGGCGGCGGCCTCCCTGCGCCAGGCACTGGCCCAGGGCGATGCGGCGAACGTGCGCACCCTGGCCGAGGTGCTCCGCAGGCGGCTCACCCAGCAGGGCGTGCACAGCCTGCCCCCGCACCTGGTCACCGAGGCCCGCGCTCTGCTGCGCGAGGCCGCCCAGGCCCAGCCCCGGCGCGCCAAGGTCATCGAGGTGCCGCGCCGTGTGCCCACCGTGGAGCCCTACCGGCCCTCCCTCCAGGCCCGGGACCCCCTACGCGAGGACGTGGAGCGCCACATCGGCAAGCTGGAGTGGGCCGAGGCCAAGGGGCACAGCCGCGCCTATGAGGACAACCGCGCCGCCCTGGTGGAACTGCTCAACCGCCCCGACACCCCCACAGATCTGGTGGACCGGATCAAGCAGCAGCTGCGCCACTTTCCCAAGGACCGGTTCCGCCGATCCGAGCCGTGGACACCGGCCCCCGAGCGGCGCTCACGCCGGCGCGGCCAGGCCAGGGGCGACCGGCAGACCCAGCCCGCACGGCACGACGTACGCCGGCACGCCCACTTGCGGGAAGCGCTGGACACCCTGCGCTGGGCCCAGGAACGCCGGATGCCCGACACCTACGCCCACACGCGCGCCCAGCTGGAGCGGTCCCTGACGGAGCAGGCGGACCTGCCTGCGGGATTGCGGGAGCAGATCGAGGCGCAGTTGCTGCGCTCCCCCCAGGGGTTGTTCGACCGGCCCGTCCCCACCCCCGCCCCGCCGCCCTCCCCCGCCCTGCCATCCGCCCCTGCTCCGCCGCCCACGCCCGCTCCCGCACGGCCACGCCAGAACGACAAGAAGCCGCAGCGAAAACGCGGCCGCGCCCAACGGGACACCCGGCAGCGACGCGAGCCGACGCCACAGGCCAAGGCCGAGGGCGGCCTGCTGGCCACCGCCCGCATGGACGAGCGCAGCCGCAAGCTGCTGGAGCAGATACGCCAGCCCCAGCCGGAGCAGGCCCCGCCCGAGCGCGAGCAGCCCACCAGCTGA
- a CDS encoding zinc finger domain-containing protein, whose protein sequence is MIYPLAVVCPTCRVGEQHLCRTPTQAVRRLAHPRRFAAAAAADIVSALAPRVPPTQRWLLAQELVTAPDHTVPPAERATGPHPDLDAARAELDTAARTLEQLRGTAASAHWGVNTPGLVRDLDRALHTTRGLVEVLTDAARDQRIRRRLNMGATSAEIAHALLVLRAERVDAAVEATAAPAPPTGAPVWKVGYRSDGRFRLRSPLPEDGTSRQVGTAHGFAPTPAAAARAAAQFAGPGQRVVLDPPHVHAPRPLVESTGRTLIDHTVVKDLLEGDEPVHTAFLAACTALRHQLAGVRDLAGWWAERTETLQASHPQCRLPLGPPAPPPAHRDHADTTVEATAWVPAHLIVATDHPVWGRLDHKPEVPLDVLRALADTADVAEFTEDLFTSGDPVQLERITGWAGPVYAVAGDGNHRAHLLRAAGLPWAAAHLTHTTPPPVVDLNGLVKEDENLDGRGEEGRAPSERARHRMHLICGLIDRGVIDAWWDEDRPDLLWCRRLPAPWLLRSAEHATAANAVYEAAYPGALARLGIPDGVGTDAAAWRSWLTTPDSARRLRSVSAPGR, encoded by the coding sequence ATGATCTACCCCCTCGCCGTCGTGTGCCCCACCTGCCGGGTGGGCGAACAACACCTGTGCCGGACCCCCACCCAGGCGGTGCGCCGCCTGGCGCACCCGCGCCGCTTCGCGGCCGCGGCCGCCGCCGACATCGTCTCGGCACTGGCCCCGCGGGTGCCCCCCACCCAGCGGTGGCTACTGGCCCAGGAGCTGGTCACCGCCCCCGACCACACCGTCCCGCCCGCTGAGCGCGCCACGGGACCGCATCCGGACCTGGACGCGGCCCGCGCCGAACTGGACACCGCCGCCCGCACCCTGGAGCAGCTGCGCGGCACCGCGGCGTCCGCCCACTGGGGGGTGAACACCCCCGGCCTGGTGCGCGACCTGGACAGGGCCCTGCACACCACTCGGGGCCTGGTCGAAGTGCTCACCGACGCCGCCCGTGACCAGCGCATCCGCCGCCGCCTGAACATGGGGGCGACCTCGGCCGAGATCGCCCACGCTTTGCTGGTGCTGCGCGCTGAGCGCGTCGACGCCGCGGTGGAGGCCACCGCGGCGCCGGCACCCCCGACGGGGGCACCGGTGTGGAAGGTCGGGTACCGGTCCGACGGCCGGTTCCGGCTGCGCAGCCCCCTCCCCGAGGACGGCACCTCCCGCCAGGTGGGGACAGCACACGGTTTCGCCCCCACCCCCGCCGCGGCCGCCCGGGCCGCCGCCCAGTTCGCCGGCCCCGGCCAGCGGGTGGTGCTGGACCCGCCCCACGTGCACGCCCCGCGCCCCCTGGTCGAGAGCACCGGCCGCACGCTCATCGACCACACCGTGGTGAAGGACCTGCTGGAGGGAGACGAGCCCGTGCACACGGCGTTCCTGGCCGCGTGCACCGCCCTGCGCCACCAGTTGGCCGGGGTGCGGGATCTGGCGGGGTGGTGGGCCGAGCGCACCGAGACCCTCCAGGCTTCCCACCCCCAGTGCCGGCTGCCCCTGGGGCCGCCCGCACCGCCGCCGGCCCACCGCGACCACGCCGACACCACGGTGGAGGCGACCGCGTGGGTACCGGCCCACCTCATCGTCGCCACCGACCACCCCGTGTGGGGAAGGCTCGACCACAAACCCGAGGTCCCCCTGGATGTTCTGCGCGCCCTGGCTGATACCGCAGACGTCGCCGAGTTCACCGAAGACCTGTTCACCAGCGGCGACCCGGTGCAGCTGGAGCGGATCACCGGCTGGGCCGGACCCGTCTACGCGGTCGCCGGGGACGGTAACCACCGCGCCCACCTGCTGCGCGCGGCCGGGCTGCCTTGGGCGGCCGCGCACCTGACCCATACCACCCCGCCGCCGGTCGTGGACCTGAACGGCCTGGTCAAGGAGGACGAGAACCTGGACGGACGCGGCGAGGAGGGCCGTGCCCCTAGCGAGCGCGCTCGCCACCGCATGCACCTGATCTGCGGCCTCATCGACCGCGGCGTCATCGACGCCTGGTGGGACGAGGACCGCCCCGACCTGCTGTGGTGCCGCCGCCTGCCCGCCCCGTGGCTGCTGCGCTCGGCCGAGCACGCCACCGCCGCCAACGCTGTGTACGAGGCGGCATACCCCGGGGCGCTGGCCCGGCTCGGGATCCCCGACGGGGTGGGCACCGACGCGGCGGCGTGGCGGTCCTGGCTCACCACCCCCGACAGCGCACGACGCCTGCGCTCGGTCTCCGCACCGGGCCGGTAG
- a CDS encoding helix-turn-helix domain-containing protein encodes MDQVDPREELSERLDTARLRLGLTKEQLRARAGLGRTTVSNALNGTGPLPTKETITALARALGLESGLLLELRRKAADPPGQIGVVAAPGSAPPDLPAPDPSTHAANTIIGDLSHSTVVQAHTAIISPPNPPAPAPRPAPGRPIGECDPHDLEMRVAGSPPDSLAATVSVPQRDTARLPGYVRRDHDDVLDRAVRAALGGSSRMVVLVGLSSTGKTRACWESVQPLAEHGWRLWHPFDPTRAEAALEGLGRVGPRTVVWLNESQHYLGHSRFGEQIAAALHVLLTNPDRGPVLVLGTLWEEHAEALTTQPKPGHQDAHAQARALLEGRQVTVPVAFTNDQLDNARELAQSGDGQLAHALEHVRDGRLAQTLAGAPELVRRYETASPGARAILNAAMDALRLGVSLHLPLGFLVQAAEDYLTDDELDALPDQWVDQALKETGTTVHGGQAPLRQVRTRRSDQNTSKAQGAVYRLEDYLEQHGAHERRMFCPPLSFWQAAHDHLIDPESLYHLGGAANIRHRLHWAARLFVAASEHGRIDALVNVAQIRHLIGDSPGAEELCRRAAKSGHIDALGHIVRMRAENQDYAGAEIAYREAVEAGHPEFLLQEAIRMEEEGDLVESKKIYHRLASSGDIQSMVRLGRLCEMAGDNAGAEESYRQAVAAGDKSSLSRVARMRELVGDFRGAERLTRQGVRAGDKWALVRLILMREESGRQDAAEILISQAIETGDIESIVELARVKHRAGDWEYAEKLQLMLDSAFEDFNCALGAGRERPEEKRVLREHEASEKIYSLVKLAALQEEAGNQAAAEHLARRAADAGNTNGLAELKRIREESDDEEEFLLVSRWESDLLWPHGLDPDGTPSQPW; translated from the coding sequence GTGGACCAGGTCGACCCTCGGGAGGAACTGAGTGAGCGCCTGGACACCGCCCGGCTTCGGTTGGGGCTGACCAAGGAACAACTGCGCGCCCGCGCTGGGTTGGGCCGGACCACGGTCAGCAACGCGCTCAATGGCACCGGGCCGCTGCCCACGAAGGAGACCATCACGGCGCTGGCCCGGGCCCTGGGCCTGGAGTCCGGGCTGCTGTTGGAGCTACGCCGCAAGGCCGCGGATCCGCCTGGCCAGATCGGGGTGGTGGCCGCCCCCGGGTCGGCCCCGCCGGACCTCCCTGCTCCGGACCCGTCAACGCACGCCGCCAACACGATCATCGGCGACCTCTCCCACAGCACCGTGGTCCAGGCCCACACGGCCATCATCTCCCCACCGAACCCGCCCGCGCCAGCCCCCCGGCCCGCACCGGGCAGGCCCATCGGTGAATGCGACCCCCACGACCTGGAGATGCGCGTGGCGGGCAGCCCTCCGGATTCACTCGCTGCGACCGTGAGCGTGCCCCAACGCGACACGGCACGGCTGCCGGGGTACGTGCGGCGGGACCACGACGACGTACTGGACCGCGCCGTCCGGGCGGCCCTGGGCGGGTCCAGTCGCATGGTGGTGCTGGTCGGATTGTCCTCCACCGGCAAGACCCGCGCCTGCTGGGAATCGGTCCAGCCCCTGGCCGAGCACGGATGGCGGCTGTGGCATCCCTTCGACCCCACCCGCGCCGAGGCGGCGCTGGAGGGCCTGGGCCGGGTGGGTCCGCGCACGGTGGTGTGGCTCAACGAGTCCCAGCACTACCTCGGTCACTCCCGTTTCGGTGAACAGATCGCCGCGGCCCTGCACGTCCTGCTCACCAACCCCGACCGCGGTCCGGTGCTGGTCCTGGGCACCCTGTGGGAGGAGCACGCCGAGGCTCTGACCACCCAACCCAAGCCGGGACATCAGGACGCGCACGCCCAGGCACGAGCCCTGCTGGAGGGCCGGCAGGTCACGGTCCCCGTCGCTTTCACCAACGACCAGCTCGACAACGCCCGAGAGCTCGCCCAATCCGGCGATGGCCAGCTCGCCCACGCCCTGGAGCACGTCCGTGACGGGCGTCTGGCGCAGACACTGGCCGGGGCTCCCGAACTCGTGCGCCGCTACGAAACCGCCTCGCCGGGAGCCAGAGCGATCCTGAACGCGGCCATGGACGCCCTCCGCCTCGGGGTGAGCCTGCACCTGCCCCTGGGTTTCCTGGTCCAGGCCGCAGAGGACTACCTCACCGACGACGAACTCGACGCCTTGCCTGACCAGTGGGTGGACCAGGCCCTGAAGGAGACGGGAACAACGGTTCACGGCGGGCAGGCCCCACTGCGGCAGGTCCGGACCCGCCGCAGCGACCAGAACACCTCCAAGGCCCAGGGAGCCGTGTACCGGTTGGAGGACTACCTCGAACAGCACGGAGCCCACGAACGCAGGATGTTCTGTCCTCCATTGTCTTTCTGGCAGGCCGCACATGACCACCTCATCGACCCTGAAAGCCTCTACCATCTCGGAGGAGCAGCCAACATCCGCCACCGCCTGCACTGGGCGGCGCGGCTTTTTGTCGCCGCTTCCGAGCATGGACGCATTGATGCCTTGGTGAACGTCGCGCAAATTCGACATTTGATTGGAGATTCACCCGGAGCCGAAGAACTGTGCCGCCGCGCCGCCAAATCTGGACACATCGATGCCCTTGGTCATATTGTTAGAATGCGAGCGGAGAATCAGGATTACGCTGGAGCCGAAATCGCCTACCGCGAAGCCGTCGAAGCCGGGCATCCCGAGTTCTTGCTACAAGAAGCAATTAGAATGGAAGAGGAGGGTGATCTAGTCGAATCCAAAAAAATTTATCACCGACTTGCTTCCTCCGGAGATATCCAGTCCATGGTGAGGCTTGGGCGACTGTGTGAAATGGCTGGGGATAACGCTGGAGCCGAGGAGAGTTACCGGCAGGCAGTTGCCGCTGGGGATAAGTCTTCCCTGTCTCGTGTTGCGCGCATGCGGGAGTTGGTCGGGGACTTCAGGGGTGCGGAAAGACTGACCCGCCAGGGCGTTAGGGCAGGTGACAAGTGGGCTTTGGTGCGACTCATCTTAATGAGGGAGGAAAGTGGACGGCAGGATGCTGCCGAAATTCTGATCAGCCAAGCCATTGAGACTGGGGATATCGAAAGCATAGTTGAACTCGCGCGAGTGAAACACCGCGCAGGGGATTGGGAGTACGCCGAAAAGTTGCAACTGATGCTCGACTCGGCCTTTGAAGATTTCAATTGCGCGCTAGGTGCAGGCAGGGAGCGCCCTGAGGAGAAAAGGGTTCTCAGGGAGCATGAGGCCTCCGAAAAAATTTATTCCCTCGTAAAGCTTGCGGCATTGCAGGAGGAGGCTGGAAACCAGGCTGCGGCCGAACATCTAGCCCGTCGAGCCGCCGACGCAGGAAATACTAATGGCCTGGCAGAGTTAAAGCGTATACGGGAGGAGTCCGACGACGAAGAGGAATTCCTTCTCGTGAGCAGGTGGGAAAGCGATCTTTTGTGGCCGCATGGACTAGATCCAGATGGAACACCATCGCAACCATGGTAA
- a CDS encoding HAD-IA family hydrolase — MSSASPVLPFRGLILDFVGVLTAPVGPPLRRWCVDQGLPAHAWGHVLGRHPEGRRLYRELEAGRLGQAEWNRLTALLLGVDEHVDLMGRAWARVQPAVEMVELARLARRAGVRTALLSNSFGRDPYDPYRVLGVAGLCEVEVLSEVEGLAKPDPEIYRRTLDRMGLDGGECVFVDDRAENLSPAAELGITVVHADSSPGTAGRVAGLLGLPGG, encoded by the coding sequence ATGTCCTCTGCGTCCCCTGTTCTTCCCTTTCGCGGTCTGATCTTGGACTTCGTCGGTGTCTTGACCGCTCCGGTGGGTCCGCCCCTGCGGCGCTGGTGTGTGGACCAGGGGTTGCCGGCACATGCGTGGGGCCACGTGTTGGGGCGGCATCCTGAGGGGCGCCGGCTGTACCGGGAGCTGGAGGCGGGGCGTCTGGGGCAGGCGGAGTGGAACCGGCTGACGGCTCTGCTGCTGGGGGTGGATGAACACGTTGATCTGATGGGGCGTGCGTGGGCGCGGGTACAGCCCGCGGTGGAGATGGTCGAGCTGGCGCGTCTGGCCCGTCGTGCCGGGGTGCGCACGGCCTTGTTGTCCAACAGTTTCGGACGCGATCCTTACGACCCCTACCGGGTGTTGGGGGTGGCCGGCTTGTGCGAGGTGGAGGTGTTGTCGGAGGTGGAGGGCCTGGCCAAGCCGGATCCGGAGATCTACCGGCGGACCCTGGATCGCATGGGCTTGGACGGCGGGGAGTGCGTCTTCGTCGATGACCGCGCGGAGAACCTCTCTCCAGCGGCCGAGCTGGGGATCACCGTCGTGCACGCCGATAGTAGCCCCGGCACGGCCGGCAGGGTCGCCGGCCTGCTGGGACTGCCGGGTGGTTGA
- a CDS encoding DUF397 domain-containing protein yields MTEEADLRWHKSSYSGNVGSECVEVAEGPRTLVRDTRNSDLACLAFGTGEWSALMLTLNLGE; encoded by the coding sequence ATGACCGAAGAAGCTGATCTCCGGTGGCACAAGTCGAGCTATTCCGGAAACGTGGGCTCCGAGTGCGTGGAGGTCGCCGAAGGCCCCCGCACCCTGGTCAGGGACACTCGGAACAGTGATCTGGCCTGCCTTGCTTTCGGCACCGGGGAATGGTCCGCCCTCATGCTCACCCTGAATCTCGGCGAATAG
- a CDS encoding DUF5753 domain-containing protein produces the protein MQRTPVSGSAVARSLPVCRPPSTPARSWEPRYPKGAAEIDLMMAQRLEQQQILDQEHPPGLHFIIDEGALRRMVGSPKVMVQQWEHLLEATERTHITVQVMPFSEGAHAELADSSTLMETEFHGTIQYLETLATGNIATNLPATALARARFDSLATNALSEKTVRTLL, from the coding sequence ATGCAGCGAACCCCGGTGAGCGGTTCCGCAGTTGCCAGGTCGCTCCCGGTCTGCAGACCCCCGAGTACGCCCGCGCGGTCCTGGGAGCCTCGATACCCCAAGGGGGCGGCGGAGATCGACCTCATGATGGCCCAGCGCCTGGAACAACAGCAGATCCTGGACCAGGAACACCCGCCCGGGCTCCACTTCATCATCGACGAGGGCGCGCTGCGCAGGATGGTCGGGAGTCCGAAGGTGATGGTCCAGCAGTGGGAGCACCTGCTCGAGGCCACCGAACGCACCCACATCACGGTGCAGGTCATGCCCTTCTCCGAGGGGGCTCATGCCGAACTGGCCGACTCCTCTACGCTCATGGAGACCGAGTTTCACGGGACGATCCAGTACCTGGAGACCCTGGCCACCGGGAACATCGCGACCAACCTCCCGGCGACCGCCCTGGCCCGGGCCAGATTCGATTCCCTGGCCACGAACGCGCTCTCCGAAAAGACGGTGCGCACCCTACTGTGA